Proteins co-encoded in one Papaver somniferum cultivar HN1 chromosome 5, ASM357369v1, whole genome shotgun sequence genomic window:
- the LOC113281277 gene encoding putative casein kinase II subunit beta-4, whose translation MRRGVADNTRSVNPPPPSVPTSATNTTKKQTVTTTPTTTNNNTNNKNNHSKKLLSPPVPGSEEEEETDISSSSSEGEDISWISWFCGLRGNELLCEVDEDYIQDDFNLCGLQGQVPRYDHALDIILDNDPLSPLPADMDGEQNNETESAAELLYGLIHARYILTHKGLNAMHEKYKRVEFGRCARVSCSGQPCLPVGTSDIPRGGSVKIYCPKCEDIYFPRCKHQSNMDGAYIGTTFPHLFLMTYPSAKPAKPVQTYVPRIFGFKVHKGVK comes from the exons ATGAGACGTGGCGTCGCGGACAACACTAGATCTGTTAATCCTCCTCCTCCTTCTGTTCCAACATCGGCAACAAACACTACAAAGAAGCAAACGGTTACTACCacccccaccaccaccaacaacaacaccaacaataAGAACAATCACAGCAAAAAACTCCTCTCTCCTCCTGTTCCAG GaagtgaagaggaggaagaaacaGACATAAGCAGTAGTAGTTCTGAAGGAGAAGATATCTCATGGATATCTTGGTTTTGTGGATTGAGAGGTAATGAGCTTCTTTGTGAAGTTGATGAGGATTATATACAGGATGATTTCAATTTGTGTGGACTCCAAGGACAAGTTCCACGCTATGATCATGCCTTGGATATCATCCTCGATAATGACCCCTTGAGCCCTCTACCAG CTGATATGGATGGTGAGCAGAACAATGAAACTGAATCTGCTGCAGAATTGTTATATGGTCTTATACATGCGCGATACATCTTAACCCATAAAGGTTTGAATGCCATG CATGAGAAATACAAGAGGGTGGAATTTGGAAGATGTGCCCGCGTGTCATGCAGTGGACAACCATGCTTGCCAGTGGGAACATCAGATATTCCTCGTGGTGGCTCGGTAAAGATCTACTGTCCCAAATGTGAAGACATATATTTTCCAAGGTGCAAACACCAGAGCA ATATGGATGGTGCTTATATTGGAACAACATTCCCACACTTGTTCTTGATGACTTATCCCTCGGCAAAGCCTGCGAAGCCAGTTCAGACTTATGTACCCAGGATTTTCGGATTCAAGGTCCACAAGGGAGTCAAATGA
- the LOC113281276 gene encoding chaperone protein ClpD, chloroplastic-like → MEISATCSSSVVSVVHNQFHLKSSKPFSSSSSSCKLLQRPILNFPTLYSSSSSSSSSITFGISISDHQYGYNSIQRRIQRSRRRRRRIGISAVFERFTERAIKAVVFSQREARSLGKDMVFTQHILLGLIAEDRSPNGYLASGITLDKAIDAVRTIWNSDSDDDNAASKSKEPAASSSFSSSDTPFSISSKRVFEAAVEYSRSNGYNFIAPDHISIALFTSDDGSAARVLKRLGADINQLGAVAVSRLQGELAKDGREPLKTSSSSKSPRKKNMSDKTASVVRSSEKKKEKSALEQFCIDLTARANEGKIDPVIARDDEVQRIVQILCRRTKKNPILLGEPGVGKTAIAEGLATSIVDGDVPPFLLTKRVLSLDIGLLMAGAKERGELESRVTNLISEILKEGNVILFIDEVHTLIGSGTVGRGSKGSGLDIANLLKPALGRGELQCIASTTLDEHRSIFEKDKALARRFQPVFINEPREVDAIKILLGLQEKYAAHHKCRYTPEAINAAVYLSARYISDRYLPDKAIDLMDEAGSRARIDAFRKKKEQQTIILSKSPNDYWQEIRAVQSMHEVVLANKSKYGFGDSSPDEENVEVISEPLVRSTSDVNGDDELAVVGIEEIASVASLWSGVPVQQLTADERLRLVDLDEQLKKRVVGQDEAVVAISRAVKRSRVGLKDPNRPIAAMLFCGPTGVGKTELTKALAACYFGSEETMLRLDMSEYMERHSVSKLIGSPPGYVGYGDGGVLTEAIRRKPFTVVLLDEIEKAHPDIFNILLQVFEDGHLTDSQGRRVSFKNTLIVMTSNVGSSAIAKGRRNSIGFILDDDDGKSGSYAAMKALLMEELKAYFRPELLNRLDEVVVFRPLETTQMVEIVSIMLKEVKERLMSLGIGLEISEAIVDLVCRQGYDRSYGARPLRRAITHLIEDVLSEAVLAGDCKPGDTAVIDVDAASGKPFVTALHSDQTSQLSDATSMT, encoded by the exons ATGGAAATATCTGCAACTTGTTCTTCATCTGTAGTATCAGTTGTTCATAACCAATTTCATTTGAAATCATCgaaacccttctcctcctcctcttcttcttgtaAATTACTCCAACGCCCAATTCTAAATTTCCCAACTTTatattcctcctcctcttcttcttcttcttctattacaTTTGGGATCTCAATTTCTGATCATCAATATGGATACAATTCTATTCAAAGAAGAATACAAAGGagcagaagaaggagaagaagaattggAATCTCAGCAGTATTCGAGAGGTTCACTGAGAGAGCAATCAAAGCGGTGGTTTTCTCCCAAAGAGAAGCTAGATCACTGGGCAAAGACATGGTCTTTACACAACACATATTATTGGGTTTGATCGCTGAAGACCGTTCTCCTAATGGTTATCTAGCCTCTGGAATTACCCTTGACAAAGCCATAGACGCTGTTCGCACCATTTGGAATAGCGACAGCGATGATGATAATGCCGCATCTAAGTCAAAGGAACCGGCTGCTTCTTCGTCATTTTCGTCGTCCGATACACCCTTCTCGATAAGCAGCAAGAGAGTTTTCGAGGCTGCGGTTGAGTATTCGAGGAGTAATGGTTATAATTTCATTGCCCCTGACCACATTTCCATTGCTTTGTTCACTTCTGATGATGGCAGCGCTGCTCGTgtcctcaaaag ATTGGGAGCAGACATTAATCAATTAGGAGCTGTTGCAGTCTCTAGACTTCAAGGGGAACTTGCCAAGGATGGTAGAGAACCATTAAAGACTTCGTCCTCATCCAAGTCACCACGCAAAAAAAATATGTCCGATAAGACTGCATCCGTCGTAAGATcttcagaaaagaaaaaag AGAAAAGTGCTTTAGAACAGTTCTGTATAGACCTTACTGCTAGAGCCAATGAAGGGAAAATCGATCCTGTAATCGCTCGAGatgatgaagttcagagaattGTTCAGATTCTCTGCCGGAGAACCAAGAAGAACCCGATTCTTTTGGGTGAGCCTGGGGTTGGGAAAACTGCCATTGCTGAAGGCCTGGCAACTAGTATTGTCGATGGGGATGTTCCTCCTTTCCTCTTG ACAAAACGCGTGTTGTCTTTGGATATTGGTTTACTAATGGCAGGTGCCAAGGAGAGGGGTGAGCTAGAGTCACGGGTTACTAACTTGATCAGTGAGATACTAAAAGAAG GTAATGTAATTTTGTTTATTGACGAAGTCCATACACTAATTGGGTCTGGCACAGTTGGAAGAGGAAGCAAAGGGTCGGGTCTTGACATTGCCAACTTATTGAAGCCTGCACTTGGAAGGGGTGAATTACAG TGCATTGCATCTACAACTTTGGACGAGCACCGGAGCATTTTTGAGAAGGACAAAGCATTAGCCCGGCGATTTCAACCTGTGTTTATTAATGAACCAAGAGAG GTGGACGCCATTAAGATATTGTTGGGTTTGCAAGAGAAGTATGCAGCTCATCACAAGTGCAGATATACTCCGGAAGCCATAAATGCCGCTGTATACCTCTCAGCAAGGTATATTTCTGATAGGTATCTTCCCGACAAAGCTATTGACCTCATGGATGAAGCAGGAAGCAGGGCCAGAATAGATGCATTTAGGAAGaaaaaggaacaacaaacaattaTTCTCTCGAAGTCACCAAACGACTATTGGCAAGAGATCAGAGCTGTCCAGTCAATGCATGAAGTG GTCCTGGCTAATAAATCAAAATATGGATTTGGTGATTCTAGTCCTGATGAAGAAAATGTAGAAGTCATTTCAGAACCCCTTGTCCGCTCTACATCAGATGTCAACggtgatgatga ACTTGCAGTTGTTGGAATTGAAGAGATAGCCTCTGTAGCATCTCTTTGGTCAGGAGTTCCAGTTCAGCAGCTCACTGCAGACGAAAGACTGCGCCTGGTGGATCTTGACGAACAGCTTAAGAAGAGGGTAGTTGGCCAAGATGAGGCGGTTGTAGCAATATCTCGAGCTGTGAAGAGATCCCGGGTTGGCCTAAAAGACCCCAACAGACCCATTGCAGCAATGCTCTTCTGCGGACCCACTGGTGTTGGCAAAACCGAACTCACAAAAGCTCTGGCAGCATGCTACTTTGGATCT gAGGAAACAATGTTAAGATTGGATATGAGTGAATACATGGAGCGTCACAGTGTGAGCAAGCTGATTGGGTCTCCGCCAGGTTATGTCGGTTACGGCGATGGAGGTGTTCTGACAGAAGCAATCAGAAGAAAACCTTTCACTGTCGTATTACTGGATGAAATCGAGAAAGCCCATCCAGATATATTTAACATCCTCCTCCAAGTATTTGAAGATGGACACCTTACTGATTCCCAG GGAAGGAGAGTATCGTTCAAGAACACACTGATTGTCATGACATCAAATGTGGGTTCGAGCGCCATTGCAAAAGGTAGACGGAACAGTATTGGTTTCatacttgatgatgatgatggcaaGTCAGGATCATATGCTGCAATGAAAGCTTTGTTAATGGAAGAATTAAAGGCCTATTTTCGTCCAGAATTACTCAACAGGTTGGACGAGGTTGTCGTTTTCCGTCCACTCGAGACTACACAG ATGGTGGAGATTGTAAGCATAATGCTAAAGGAGGTGAAGGAAAGATTAATGTCCCTGGGCATTGGCCTTGAGATATCTGAAGCTATTGTGGACCTCGTCTGCAGGCAGGGGTATGACCGAAGTTATGGGGCCCGGCCTCTTAGGAGGGCAATCACTCATCTAATTGAAGATGTACTGAGTGAAGCTGTCCTTGCTGGCGACTGCAAGCCTGGTGATACAGCCGTAATTGATGTGGATGCTGCTTCTGGAAAACCATTCGTCACAGCTCTTCATTCAGACCAGACGTCCCAGTTATCTGATGCAACTTCTATGACATAA